Proteins from a genomic interval of Mycolicibacterium grossiae:
- a CDS encoding DUF445 domain-containing protein has protein sequence MSLRPTSEQRRSFAESFAGADSAADAERRRALRRMKAVALGFLLGATVIFLGCTWAQSQGAPGWVGYVRAAAEAGMVGALADWFAVTALFRHPLGLPIPHTAIIKRKKDQLGEGLGEFVRENFMSPEIIETKVRDADVASRTGKWLAEPVNAERVAGEAATVLRVLVEMLRDDDVQQLLDRMIVKRVAEPQWGPPIGRVLASLLEEDRQEALLQLLADRAFEWSLNAGDTIERVISRDSPTWSPRWVDNLVGDRIHRELMDFTDKVRRNPDHELRRSATKFLFEFADDLQHDDATIARAERVKDQIMARDEVSRAAETAWGAAKRIILESVDDPSSALRQRVADSTVHIGESLRDDAELRDKVDAWIVRAAKHLVAQYGTEITAIITETVERWDAEEASRRIELHVGRDLQFIRINGTVVGSLAGLVIYSIAQLLF, from the coding sequence GTGAGCCTTCGACCCACGTCCGAGCAGCGCCGCAGCTTCGCCGAATCCTTCGCGGGGGCGGACAGCGCGGCCGATGCCGAACGCCGCCGCGCGCTGCGCCGCATGAAGGCCGTCGCCCTGGGCTTCTTGCTCGGCGCGACGGTGATCTTCCTCGGCTGCACCTGGGCGCAGTCCCAGGGCGCCCCCGGCTGGGTGGGGTACGTGCGCGCCGCCGCCGAGGCCGGCATGGTCGGCGCGCTGGCCGACTGGTTCGCGGTGACGGCGCTGTTCCGGCACCCGCTGGGCCTCCCGATCCCGCACACCGCGATCATCAAGCGCAAGAAGGACCAGCTCGGTGAGGGCCTCGGCGAGTTCGTCCGGGAGAACTTCATGTCCCCGGAGATCATCGAGACCAAGGTGCGCGACGCCGACGTCGCCAGTCGCACCGGCAAGTGGCTCGCCGAGCCGGTGAACGCCGAGCGGGTCGCCGGCGAGGCCGCCACCGTGCTGCGGGTGCTGGTGGAGATGCTGCGCGACGACGACGTGCAGCAGCTGCTGGACCGCATGATCGTCAAGCGCGTCGCCGAGCCGCAGTGGGGCCCGCCGATCGGCCGGGTGCTCGCGTCGCTGCTGGAGGAGGACCGCCAGGAGGCGCTGCTGCAGCTGCTGGCCGACCGCGCCTTCGAGTGGTCGCTGAACGCCGGCGACACCATCGAGCGCGTCATCTCCCGCGATTCGCCGACGTGGTCGCCGCGCTGGGTGGACAACCTGGTGGGCGACCGCATCCACCGCGAGCTGATGGACTTCACCGACAAGGTGCGCCGCAACCCCGACCACGAGCTGCGCCGCTCGGCGACCAAGTTCCTCTTCGAGTTCGCCGACGACCTGCAGCACGACGACGCGACCATCGCGCGGGCCGAGAGGGTCAAGGACCAGATCATGGCGCGCGACGAGGTGAGCCGCGCCGCGGAGACCGCATGGGGTGCGGCCAAGCGGATCATCCTCGAGTCGGTCGACGATCCCTCGTCGGCACTGCGCCAGCGGGTGGCGGACTCCACCGTCCACATCGGGGAGTCCCTGCGCGACGATGCCGAGCTGCGCGACAAGGTGGACGCCTGGATCGTGCGGGCGGCCAAGCACCTGGTCGCGCAGTATGGGACGGAGATCACGGCGATCATCACCGAGACCGTCGAGCGGTGGGACGCCGAGGAGGCCAGCCGCCGCATCGAGCTGCACGTCGGCCGTGACCTGCAGTTCATCCGCATCAACGGCACGGTGGTCGGCTCGCTCGCGGGCCTCGTCATCTACTCGATAGCCCAGCTGCTGTTCTGA
- a CDS encoding helix-turn-helix domain-containing protein produces MSQDENLATVVTSAASNAAQDIGSFIRAKREAAQVSVRQLAEQAGVSNPYLSQIERGLRKPSADVLSQIAKALRVSAEVLYVQAGMLEPAERGEVRDAIVGDTTITERQKQVLLDIYTSFRQQNEALALEAGEEPTTE; encoded by the coding sequence ATGTCGCAGGACGAGAACCTGGCCACGGTCGTCACCTCGGCTGCGTCGAACGCCGCGCAGGACATCGGCAGCTTCATCCGCGCCAAGCGGGAAGCCGCGCAGGTCTCGGTGCGGCAGCTCGCCGAGCAGGCCGGGGTCAGCAACCCCTACCTCAGCCAGATCGAGCGGGGTCTGCGCAAGCCGTCGGCCGACGTGCTGAGCCAGATCGCCAAGGCGCTGCGGGTGTCCGCGGAGGTCCTCTACGTGCAGGCCGGGATGCTCGAACCGGCCGAACGCGGCGAGGTCCGGGACGCGATCGTGGGGGACACCACGATCACCGAGCGGCAGAAGCAGGTGCTGCTCGACATCTACACGTCCTTCCGTCAGCAGAACGAGGCGTTGGCCCTCGAAGCCGGTGAGGAGCCAACGACGGAGTGA
- a CDS encoding heparin-binding hemagglutinin: protein MAEKNQPNIDDPKAPLLAAVGAADLALATVNEIVAALRDRAGEARTDAEARVEEARANLTKLQDELPSQVDQIRDRLNSDELRKAAEGYAETATATYNRLVERGEAALERLRNQPALEDAATRVETVTDQAVELTQEALGTVATQTRAVGERAAKLVGVELPKRAEKAAEPVKQAAEKAPAKAPAKAPAKKAPAKKAAVKVPAAEAPAVTPAKAPAKAPAKKAPAKKAPAKKVTQK, encoded by the coding sequence ATGGCCGAGAAGAACCAGCCCAACATCGACGACCCCAAGGCCCCGCTGCTCGCCGCCGTCGGCGCCGCCGACCTGGCGCTCGCCACGGTCAACGAGATCGTCGCCGCGCTCCGCGATCGTGCCGGCGAGGCCCGCACCGACGCCGAGGCCCGCGTCGAGGAGGCCCGCGCCAATCTGACCAAGCTGCAGGACGAGCTGCCCAGCCAGGTCGACCAGATCCGCGACCGGCTCAACTCCGACGAGCTGCGCAAGGCGGCCGAGGGCTACGCCGAGACCGCGACGGCCACCTACAACCGGCTCGTCGAGCGCGGCGAGGCCGCGCTGGAGCGGCTGCGCAACCAGCCGGCCCTCGAGGACGCCGCCACCCGCGTGGAGACCGTCACCGACCAGGCCGTCGAGCTGACCCAGGAGGCCCTGGGCACCGTCGCCACCCAGACCCGCGCCGTCGGCGAGCGCGCGGCCAAGCTGGTCGGCGTCGAGCTGCCCAAGCGTGCCGAGAAGGCCGCCGAGCCGGTGAAGCAGGCCGCCGAGAAGGCTCCGGCCAAGGCGCCCGCGAAGGCCCCGGCCAAGAAGGCTCCCGCCAAGAAGGCCGCCGTCAAGGTGCCTGCCGCCGAGGCCCCCGCCGTGACCCCGGCGAAGGCTCCGGCCAAGGCCCCCGCCAAGAAGGCCCCGGCCAAGAAGGCGCCGGCCAAGAAGGTCACCCAGAAGTAG
- a CDS encoding DUF2516 family protein — MGYVLFAIQVAALAMAAYAFVHAASQRPDAFTAAEKLSKPVWLAIIGGTALLAFILGAPVGSAIVACAAGVYIVDVRPKVLDVQGKSR; from the coding sequence ATGGGTTACGTCCTCTTCGCCATTCAGGTGGCGGCCCTCGCCATGGCCGCGTACGCCTTCGTGCACGCGGCCAGCCAGCGTCCCGACGCCTTCACCGCGGCCGAGAAGCTCAGCAAGCCGGTCTGGCTCGCCATCATCGGCGGCACCGCGCTCCTGGCATTCATCCTCGGCGCCCCGGTCGGCTCCGCGATCGTCGCGTGCGCCGCGGGCGTCTACATCGTCGACGTCCGGCCCAAGGTGCTCGACGTGCAGGGCAAGTCCCGCTAA
- a CDS encoding DUF2599 domain-containing protein, whose product MTRTRSLAAAAVLAASLLSAVPTAAPASADPVADPPYVARAVWAKWGDLNSLRVYPTPAGRATSAVPGTIAQGDEAWREVLALAPDADVPGMRAQFLCHWQFAETAQPGKTSWNLEPWRPEVDDATMFTTRCNPGGTEEPF is encoded by the coding sequence GTGACCCGCACCCGCTCCCTCGCCGCGGCCGCCGTGCTCGCGGCCTCCCTCCTGTCCGCCGTCCCGACCGCCGCCCCGGCGTCGGCTGACCCGGTGGCAGATCCGCCGTACGTCGCCCGCGCCGTGTGGGCGAAGTGGGGCGACCTCAACAGCCTGCGGGTCTACCCGACGCCCGCCGGCCGGGCGACGTCCGCCGTCCCCGGCACCATTGCCCAGGGCGACGAGGCGTGGCGCGAGGTGCTCGCCCTGGCGCCCGACGCCGACGTGCCCGGCATGCGCGCGCAATTCCTGTGCCACTGGCAGTTCGCCGAGACCGCCCAACCCGGCAAGACGAGCTGGAACCTCGAACCGTGGCGTCCCGAGGTCGACGACGCGACGATGTTCACCACCCGCTGCAACCCCGGCGGCACCGAAGAGCCCTTCTGA
- the deoC gene encoding deoxyribose-phosphate aldolase: MAWTRARVAGLVDHTLLKPEATAADVAALVADARALGVLAVCVSPTMLDAVRHAGPADLTVAAVAGFPSGKHAAEIKAREAALAVAAGAGEIDVVIDVGAAVAGDVAAVRNDVAAVRAAAPDAVLKVIVESAALLALAGADALAAACRAAVDAGADFVKTSTGFHPAGGASLDAVRLMAATVGPAIGVKASGGIRTAADAVAMLDAGATRLGLSGTRAVLDGLPD; the protein is encoded by the coding sequence ATGGCGTGGACGCGGGCCCGGGTCGCCGGGCTGGTCGACCACACCCTGCTCAAGCCCGAGGCCACCGCGGCCGACGTCGCCGCGCTCGTCGCCGACGCCCGCGCCCTCGGGGTGCTGGCGGTCTGCGTGTCGCCGACGATGCTGGACGCCGTCCGCCACGCCGGCCCCGCCGACCTGACCGTGGCGGCCGTGGCCGGCTTCCCCTCGGGCAAGCACGCCGCGGAGATTAAGGCCCGTGAGGCCGCGCTGGCGGTCGCCGCGGGTGCCGGTGAGATCGACGTGGTCATCGACGTCGGAGCCGCCGTGGCCGGTGACGTCGCGGCCGTCCGCAACGACGTCGCCGCAGTCCGCGCCGCCGCACCCGACGCCGTGCTCAAGGTGATCGTGGAGTCCGCGGCGCTGCTGGCGCTCGCCGGCGCCGACGCGCTCGCCGCAGCCTGCCGTGCGGCCGTCGACGCGGGCGCCGACTTCGTCAAGACCTCGACGGGGTTTCACCCGGCAGGTGGCGCATCGTTGGACGCGGTGCGCCTGATGGCCGCCACCGTCGGGCCGGCGATCGGCGTCAAGGCCAGCGGCGGCATCCGCACCGCGGCCGACGCCGTCGCGATGCTCGACGCCGGAGCGACCCGGCTGGGTCTGTCCGGTACGCGCGCCGTGCTGGACGGACTGCCCGACTAG
- a CDS encoding LmeA family phospholipid-binding protein, giving the protein MTDPWARPANQPPQGPHPSGDAPTQQFGTPGNPPPPPPPPGQGPSGQVPPPPESPRRGSRLRRLFRDPLSITLVVVIVLALVLAGIVGAELYARHLGDQEVARATECVVQDEVSVSFGPRPFLLQHFSGHYSGIHITTAGNQLREAKGMKADIVIDDVRVSDSADTAGTIGSLNATITWPSDSIKETLQSNIPLIGSFINGISTDASEGTVTLEGALGDIVSKPKVVDGAISLEVVSLTGLGFTLPREAVQPALDAFSATLTKDYPLNVRADSIEVTDTGITSKFSAQNATMPKGGQSDDACFAGV; this is encoded by the coding sequence GTGACCGATCCGTGGGCCCGTCCGGCCAATCAGCCCCCGCAGGGGCCGCACCCGTCGGGTGACGCGCCGACCCAGCAGTTCGGGACGCCGGGGAACCCACCGCCCCCTCCCCCGCCGCCGGGCCAGGGTCCGTCCGGGCAGGTTCCGCCGCCGCCGGAGTCGCCGCGGCGCGGCTCGCGGTTGCGCCGGCTCTTCCGCGATCCGCTGTCGATCACGCTCGTCGTGGTGATCGTGCTGGCCCTGGTACTCGCCGGCATCGTCGGTGCCGAGCTGTACGCTCGCCACCTCGGCGACCAGGAGGTCGCCCGGGCCACCGAGTGCGTGGTGCAGGACGAGGTCTCGGTGTCGTTCGGACCGCGGCCGTTCCTGCTGCAGCACTTCAGCGGCCACTACAGCGGCATCCACATCACCACGGCGGGCAACCAGCTGCGCGAGGCCAAGGGCATGAAGGCCGACATCGTGATCGACGACGTCCGGGTGTCCGACAGCGCCGACACGGCAGGCACCATCGGGTCGCTGAACGCCACCATCACCTGGCCGTCGGACAGCATCAAGGAGACGCTGCAGAGCAACATCCCGCTCATCGGCAGCTTCATCAACGGCATCAGCACCGACGCGTCGGAGGGCACCGTCACGCTCGAGGGAGCGCTCGGCGACATCGTCAGCAAGCCCAAGGTGGTCGACGGCGCCATCTCGCTCGAGGTGGTGTCACTGACCGGGCTGGGCTTCACCCTGCCGCGCGAGGCCGTGCAGCCCGCGCTCGACGCCTTCAGCGCGACGCTGACCAAGGACTACCCGCTCAACGTGCGCGCCGACAGCATCGAGGTCACCGACACCGGCATCACCAGCAAGTTCTCCGCGCAGAACGCGACGATGCCCAAGGGCGGCCAGAGCGACGACGCCTGCTTCGCAGGGGTCTAG